One stretch of Armigeres subalbatus isolate Guangzhou_Male chromosome 2, GZ_Asu_2, whole genome shotgun sequence DNA includes these proteins:
- the LOC134210041 gene encoding uncharacterized protein LOC134210041, producing the protein MNFFPYNHFYFKVLLTIHRMVLGIAILIILLNNWGSCARVKEYVQEKAAICAVPNADQFALQLPGPFNYSMGNKNTIKFYGNFTITTVIQEPLELVIIANRCTLNMKSCELFNKVTLTDLCRHINDQKGVMISFFKSIDPIFQCPIKPGLYQFKNSVVDLSFVSIFPLEGYRWQTSLKLYSKTKPMKELFCLSSQSFMHWVKKT; encoded by the exons atgaatttttttCCATATAATCATTTCTATTTCAAGGTGCTTCTGACAATCCATAGAATGGTGCTTggtattgcaattttaataatTCTCTTGAACAACTGGGGTAGTTGTGCT CGCGTAAAAGAATATGTCCAAGAGAAGGCAGCAATATGTGCGGTTCCAAACGCAGACCAATTCGCACTCCAACTTCCGGGACCCTTCAACTACTCCATGGGTAATAAAAACACTATAAAGTTCTATGGCAATTTCACTATCACAACGGTCATTCAAGAACCACTTGAG CTAGTCATTATAGCAAACCGCTGCACACTGAACATGAAAAGCTGTGAACTGTTCAATAAGGTGACCCTGACTGACCTTTGTCGACACATTAACGACCAAAAAGGTGTAATGATATCATTTTTCAAGAGCATTGATCCCATTTTTCAATGTCCAATTAAGCCCGGATTGTACCAGTTCAAGAACTCCGTCGTTGATTTGAGTTTTGTATCTATTTTCCCCCTGGAAGGCTATCGCTGGCAAACTAGCTTGAAGCTGTACTCCAAGACCAAACCGATGAAGGAATTGTTCTGCCTGTCTTcgcaaagtttcatgcattggGTGAAAAAGACGTGA